The following proteins are co-located in the Fluviispira sanaruensis genome:
- a CDS encoding ParB/RepB/Spo0J family partition protein — protein sequence MNVNSRFEETAENIRSIQFGYNDEIKDIEEVNNSKKIAAINKIKSLKNGSIISLPIHLIDLTKNKRLELICEEDLDFIQLTESIKEIGLLQRPIITVSDDNIFPLEGHRRILALKKLGYDNVSCEVKILETDELNQLTSLIANTARKNWNILAVAKSLRILYEKSYTQERLAQLIGKERTTVLRLLKIAAWSEEIHTLITNNYSNLSQRSLLNIASRKLSDEEILNEIKILCGIESRKVLDKNLRVEKNKSKFDAYIKDKNYSEFEIKLIRDALIALGIIS from the coding sequence ATGAATGTAAATAGTAGATTTGAGGAAACTGCAGAAAATATTAGATCAATTCAATTTGGGTATAATGATGAAATTAAGGATATTGAAGAAGTAAATAATTCTAAAAAAATAGCAGCAATTAATAAAATTAAATCATTGAAAAATGGTTCAATCATATCATTACCCATTCATTTAATAGATCTCACAAAAAATAAAAGATTAGAATTGATCTGTGAAGAGGATTTAGATTTTATCCAGTTAACTGAATCTATAAAAGAAATAGGTTTACTTCAAAGACCAATTATTACAGTTAGTGATGATAATATCTTTCCATTGGAAGGTCATAGAAGAATATTAGCATTAAAAAAATTAGGCTATGATAATGTTTCTTGTGAAGTTAAAATTTTAGAAACTGATGAATTAAACCAATTGACTTCATTGATTGCTAATACAGCAAGAAAAAATTGGAATATTTTAGCAGTAGCAAAATCATTACGTATATTGTATGAAAAATCATATACACAAGAGCGATTAGCACAATTAATTGGTAAAGAAAGGACTACAGTTCTTAGATTACTTAAGATTGCAGCATGGTCTGAAGAAATTCATACACTAATTACAAATAATTATAGTAATCTTTCTCAAAGATCATTATTAAACATTGCAAGTAGAAAATTATCTGATGAAGAAATTTTGAATGAAATTAAAATCCTATGTGGAATTGAAAGTAGAAAAGTTTTAGATAAAAATTTAAGAGTTGAAAAAAATAAAAGTAAATTTGATGCATATATTAAAGATAAAAATTATTCAGAATTTGAAATAAAATTAATACGAGACGCTCTTATTGCCTTGGGCATTATATCATAA
- a CDS encoding recombinase family protein — MKTIAYIRVSKDSQDCKSQKLAILDFAHKENIKIDEFLEIQISSRKNPNERKIDSLLNLGQGNMLIVSEMSRIGRSVGEVVTTIDRIIASGVQFIAIKENIKIKDRQDLHTKVMITMFSLFAEVERELNSLRTKEALASLKAEGIKLGRPKGSLGSSKLDGKDMEIKKLLRLKVSKTSISKILEVDRSTLKNYMDKRQINIG, encoded by the coding sequence GTGAAAACAATAGCTTATATTCGAGTTTCAAAGGATTCACAGGATTGTAAAAGTCAGAAACTCGCTATTTTAGATTTTGCACATAAAGAAAATATAAAAATAGATGAATTTCTTGAAATCCAAATATCCTCACGGAAGAACCCAAATGAAAGGAAAATAGATTCTCTTTTGAACCTTGGGCAAGGCAATATGCTTATTGTAAGTGAAATGAGCCGCATTGGGCGTTCTGTTGGGGAAGTAGTGACAACTATCGACCGCATCATTGCATCAGGGGTTCAATTTATAGCGATAAAGGAAAACATCAAAATCAAAGATAGACAGGATTTGCATACAAAAGTCATGATTACCATGTTTAGCTTATTCGCAGAAGTTGAACGGGAGCTTAACTCTCTTCGCACAAAAGAAGCTTTAGCATCCCTCAAAGCAGAGGGAATAAAGTTAGGAAGGCCAAAAGGAAGTCTTGGAAGCTCAAAACTGGATGGGAAAGATATGGAAATAAAGAAACTCTTACGCCTTAAAGTCTCAAAAACCTCAATCTCTAAAATATTAGAAGTAGATCGCTCAACTCTAAAAAATTATATGGATAAAAGACAAATAAACATTGGATAA
- a CDS encoding Tn3 family transposase — MQLLCKETIVFFHGFLKKIQMARYFLNEFQRQKLESYPEMLIKEDMFKFFTLSENDKNFLKSFRGESNKLGAAIQLCTVRFIGFIPENFFKLDKIFVRYISNQLSIHFQSFYEYAVRDQTRTEHLSKVLIHLNYNYYNEDYEKDLQNWLNSRAMEHNSPTVLLCDSLKKIHQEKYLRPSLTTIEKCVSIARINAVNSTYDAISHLTTSNHEMIIRKILSGHNEIENITYLRWLSTRETSNSIDAMLSAQSKIEFLKLFKINKWYVKNINPNRQRFLARVAKKSAPSALEKFEEKKKLQLVVFFLMEVYDEIIDELIDIFITIMFDKLRQSKRQIRELREKHAKSINEKVSAFITMGRIHLNPGIRDVRVRKKTFEKIPREKIQKMIQECKAFIRPKDNSVWDYYVKKYSQIKKFYPRFIKSINFYSNENSRMKSIPKAISILRRVCSGGWDCIPKNAPIDFINKSWSQFVFDKQGTINKKYYELCVLWNLRIGLKSGEIWTDRGKKYTDPDTWLIPIEKWKEIKVEYLKITEIEASATVKMKELREQLNSAKLMLDKNIKSEKDIRLENKKIIISPVKAEEAIKSVEELDDIVSHYMPRVDLTEIIIEAGSWLNMSECFSHAGGEDSRIEASDFKKRLYACLFAQGANVELSKMAEHSGCSESDLTWFNNWYVREDCAMSASNKAVNFQFNNPFSRHYGGGELSSSDGKRESTPVKSKKSASIVKYFAFGKGITLYSWTSDQFTQFGSKVNNPIERDSPYVLDALCDNETLLQIREHTTDTSGFTDLIFAMFDLVGIRFSPRIKDLGKYKLYSFRSTNIDENDPSYTLFANEPLKERLLTNNWDEMQRFAASVKFGYIPASLLMTRILAYTKRNMVTKALVEHGKCIRTLHSMRCMNDIKHRRDMQKQLNKGENVNNLRGFLRFGNSGEMRKSQEESQDCQAACITLLTNLVIIWNTKYIEIVINELKKSGKVIRDKDIQYITPCRFGHINKYGKYNFELENGLRNGQFRRIKID; from the coding sequence ATGCAATTATTGTGTAAAGAAACGATCGTTTTCTTCCACGGTTTTTTAAAGAAAATTCAAATGGCGCGTTATTTTTTGAATGAATTTCAGAGGCAAAAGCTTGAGTCATACCCTGAAATGTTAATAAAAGAAGATATGTTTAAATTTTTTACGTTATCAGAAAACGATAAAAACTTCCTTAAGAGTTTTCGAGGGGAATCCAACAAACTTGGTGCCGCAATACAGCTCTGCACTGTAAGATTTATTGGTTTTATACCTGAAAACTTTTTTAAATTAGATAAAATATTTGTAAGATATATTTCTAATCAATTAAGCATTCATTTCCAATCATTTTATGAATATGCCGTTAGGGATCAAACAAGAACAGAGCATTTAAGTAAAGTATTAATCCACCTCAATTACAATTACTATAATGAAGATTATGAAAAAGATCTTCAAAACTGGTTAAATAGTAGAGCAATGGAACATAATAGTCCGACAGTTCTTTTGTGCGACTCTTTGAAAAAAATACATCAAGAAAAGTATTTAAGACCTTCTTTAACTACAATAGAAAAATGTGTATCAATAGCTAGGATAAATGCAGTAAATTCAACTTATGATGCTATAAGTCACCTAACAACTAGTAATCATGAAATGATTATAAGAAAAATATTATCTGGACACAACGAAATTGAAAATATCACATATTTACGTTGGCTTTCCACTAGAGAGACTTCAAATTCTATAGATGCAATGTTAAGTGCTCAAAGCAAAATAGAATTTTTAAAATTATTCAAAATCAATAAATGGTATGTAAAAAATATTAACCCAAATAGACAAAGATTTCTTGCAAGAGTCGCTAAAAAATCTGCTCCTTCTGCTTTGGAAAAATTTGAGGAAAAAAAGAAGTTGCAGCTCGTTGTATTCTTTTTGATGGAAGTTTATGATGAAATCATTGATGAATTAATAGATATATTTATCACAATTATGTTTGATAAATTGAGACAATCAAAACGTCAAATAAGGGAGCTTAGAGAAAAGCACGCAAAAAGCATCAACGAAAAGGTCTCTGCTTTTATTACAATGGGTAGAATTCATTTAAATCCTGGTATTAGAGATGTCAGAGTTAGAAAAAAAACATTTGAAAAAATTCCTAGGGAAAAGATTCAAAAAATGATCCAAGAATGTAAAGCATTTATAAGACCAAAAGATAATAGCGTATGGGATTATTATGTCAAAAAATACTCTCAGATAAAGAAATTCTATCCAAGATTTATAAAATCTATAAACTTTTATTCCAATGAAAACTCTCGGATGAAAAGTATCCCAAAAGCTATTTCCATTTTACGAAGGGTTTGCTCTGGAGGATGGGATTGTATACCTAAAAATGCTCCTATTGATTTTATTAATAAATCATGGAGTCAATTTGTATTTGATAAACAAGGGACAATCAATAAAAAATATTATGAGTTATGTGTTCTTTGGAATTTACGTATTGGCCTTAAAAGTGGTGAAATCTGGACTGACCGAGGTAAAAAATACACAGACCCTGATACTTGGCTTATTCCTATTGAAAAATGGAAGGAAATTAAAGTTGAATATCTAAAAATAACAGAAATTGAAGCGAGTGCTACTGTAAAAATGAAAGAACTCCGAGAGCAACTCAATTCAGCTAAACTAATGCTTGATAAGAATATTAAATCAGAAAAAGATATTAGACTTGAAAATAAAAAAATCATTATCTCACCAGTTAAAGCAGAAGAAGCGATTAAAAGCGTTGAAGAACTTGATGATATCGTCTCTCATTACATGCCAAGAGTGGATTTAACAGAAATTATTATTGAGGCTGGTTCATGGCTCAACATGTCCGAATGTTTTTCTCATGCAGGAGGAGAAGATTCAAGGATCGAAGCTAGCGATTTTAAAAAGAGATTATACGCATGTTTATTTGCCCAGGGAGCAAATGTTGAACTTTCTAAAATGGCTGAACACTCTGGATGCAGTGAATCCGATCTTACTTGGTTTAACAATTGGTATGTTAGAGAAGATTGCGCTATGTCTGCATCAAATAAGGCGGTTAATTTCCAATTTAATAATCCATTTAGCAGACATTATGGTGGAGGAGAATTATCATCGTCTGACGGTAAAAGGGAAAGTACACCAGTAAAGTCTAAAAAATCCGCTAGTATTGTTAAATATTTTGCTTTTGGAAAAGGTATTACTTTATACTCATGGACTTCAGATCAATTTACTCAATTTGGTAGTAAAGTAAATAACCCTATTGAAAGAGATTCTCCTTATGTTCTTGATGCGCTTTGTGACAATGAGACACTATTACAGATTCGAGAACATACGACTGATACATCTGGTTTCACTGATTTAATCTTTGCAATGTTTGATCTTGTTGGGATAAGGTTTTCTCCAAGGATAAAAGACTTGGGCAAATACAAACTTTATAGTTTTCGCAGTACAAATATTGATGAAAACGACCCATCTTATACCCTTTTTGCTAACGAACCTTTAAAAGAAAGATTGCTTACAAACAACTGGGATGAAATGCAAAGATTTGCAGCCTCTGTGAAGTTTGGATATATTCCTGCATCATTATTAATGACAAGAATTCTTGCTTATACAAAAAGAAACATGGTTACAAAAGCACTTGTAGAACATGGGAAATGTATAAGAACTTTGCATTCAATGCGTTGCATGAATGACATAAAACACAGACGGGATATGCAAAAGCAGCTCAATAAAGGTGAGAATGTAAACAATTTAAGAGGATTTTTACGCTTTGGAAACTCTGGTGAAATGAGAAAATCTCAGGAAGAAAGTCAGGATTGTCAGGCTGCGTGTATTACGTTGCTCACCAACTTAGTCATCATATGGAATACAAAATATATTGAAATTGTAATTAATGAATTAAAAAAATCAGGAAAAGTCATTCGTGACAAGGATATTCAATATATTACTCCATGTAGATTTGGACACATCAATAAATATGGAAAATACAATTTTGAATTGGAAAATGGTTTAAGAAATGGCCAATTTAGAAGGATAAAGATTGATTAA
- a CDS encoding helix-turn-helix domain-containing protein, with product MKISGVYGETANIWVASMQELDFKVAASSKEELFCRIINSISKKNKEQDLFSVHDNIKTSTFEIKFFNMNIFSSFIFKTLRTKEKISQYRLSDKLRVERASYSQYETGKLVPTFSKFRDVLLALGYECELKIKKLDVYKHP from the coding sequence ATGAAGATTTCAGGCGTATATGGTGAAACGGCAAATATTTGGGTTGCTTCAATGCAAGAGTTAGATTTCAAAGTCGCTGCGTCTAGTAAAGAGGAGCTTTTTTGTCGTATTATAAATTCTATTAGCAAAAAAAATAAAGAACAAGATTTGTTTAGTGTTCATGATAATATAAAAACATCAACATTTGAAATAAAATTTTTTAATATGAATATTTTTTCATCATTTATTTTTAAAACGCTACGAACTAAAGAAAAAATATCACAGTACAGATTGTCTGATAAACTTAGAGTTGAAAGAGCATCCTATTCACAATATGAGACTGGAAAATTAGTCCCCACTTTTTCAAAATTTCGTGACGTTCTGTTAGCCCTTGGCTACGAATGCGAACTTAAAATTAAAAAATTAGATGTTTATAAACATCCTTAA
- a CDS encoding DUF1028 domain-containing protein translates to MTFSIIAFSKDKKEYGIAICSAIPFIGKYSAYYFKNQCLIAAQGKQDPCTAYSIRNLFNDNENSTNILNYLEKNDPSFQRKQLAVLDLKSFQFFGYTGNDLKTSSNEYANTFGHIIIGKDYIISGNCLLSLDTLSNMENSFKSSTDEPLDKRLLEALKAGNFSQADFRGRQSAALYYYKPEHEYPIRSIDVDDNKNPVEELERIFNLGTKCWQDVVEYCFFDMKFERKFKTFKDFPADIANSINILSKPVSKRD, encoded by the coding sequence ATGACTTTCTCAATAATAGCATTTAGTAAAGATAAAAAAGAATATGGAATTGCAATATGTTCAGCTATCCCATTTATTGGAAAATATAGTGCATATTATTTTAAAAACCAATGTTTGATTGCAGCACAAGGTAAACAAGATCCATGTACTGCCTATAGCATTAGGAATTTATTCAATGATAATGAAAATAGTACAAACATTCTTAATTATCTTGAGAAAAACGACCCATCATTTCAAAGAAAACAACTCGCTGTTTTAGACCTAAAAAGTTTTCAATTTTTTGGCTATACAGGGAATGATCTTAAAACGTCATCAAATGAATATGCAAATACTTTTGGTCATATTATAATTGGCAAAGACTATATCATTTCTGGTAACTGCTTATTGTCGTTAGATACCCTATCAAATATGGAAAATAGTTTCAAAAGTTCAACAGATGAACCTCTAGATAAACGATTATTAGAGGCATTAAAAGCAGGAAATTTTTCACAAGCAGATTTTAGAGGAAGGCAGTCGGCAGCATTATATTATTATAAACCTGAGCATGAATATCCTATACGTTCAATAGATGTTGATGATAATAAAAATCCTGTTGAAGAATTAGAGCGCATATTTAATTTAGGTACAAAGTGTTGGCAAGATGTTGTTGAATATTGTTTTTTTGATATGAAGTTTGAACGAAAATTTAAAACATTCAAAGACTTTCCAGCTGATATAGCAAATTCAATTAACATTCTAAGTAAACCAGTATCTAAAAGAGATTGA
- a CDS encoding CHAP domain-containing protein — protein MYKIFIIPIVLMLDSNSYSATLLPPAYAPASLDCSKDCETPYGKKIGISYNTEAFSNCNSKCITRPGFSFKKENTKFIKDVWIGLPWQCVEYARRWILTNQKVEFEDVDFAYEIWNRKKAINVKSGRSLIYENFENGNSEIPAFGDILIYDKSEVLPYGHVAIIVNIDKRKNYIDVAEENFQNKMWENYESYSRRIKIKFIDKKYFITDESYDKNKKYTNDNVKIIGWKRLNETRIKD, from the coding sequence ATGTATAAAATATTCATAATACCTATTGTTTTAATGTTAGATTCTAATAGTTATAGTGCAACCCTTTTACCACCTGCTTATGCGCCTGCCTCACTAGATTGTTCAAAAGACTGTGAAACACCGTACGGGAAGAAAATTGGAATCAGTTATAATACTGAAGCTTTTTCAAACTGCAATTCAAAGTGCATCACAAGACCTGGTTTCTCATTTAAAAAAGAAAATACTAAATTTATTAAGGATGTTTGGATTGGTTTACCATGGCAGTGTGTTGAATACGCTCGAAGATGGATATTAACTAATCAAAAGGTTGAATTTGAAGATGTTGATTTTGCTTATGAAATTTGGAATAGAAAAAAAGCCATAAACGTAAAATCTGGACGCAGTTTAATATACGAAAACTTTGAGAATGGAAATAGCGAAATTCCTGCATTTGGTGATATTTTGATTTACGATAAAAGTGAAGTTTTACCTTACGGTCATGTAGCTATTATTGTAAATATAGATAAAAGAAAAAATTATATTGATGTAGCTGAAGAAAATTTTCAAAATAAAATGTGGGAAAACTACGAGTCATATTCAAGACGAATCAAGATAAAATTTATTGATAAGAAATACTTTATCACCGATGAAAGCTATGATAAAAATAAAAAATATACTAATGATAATGTGAAAATAATTGGATGGAAAAGGTTAAATGAAACTAGGATAAAGGATTAA
- a CDS encoding ABC transporter substrate-binding protein: MFLFNFLIISTTLISTSVYALQEVKIASIFPFQTSDYTYNNATYTSVERLQIISSIPMALMQYKDKAEKCGYYFSFKLGGFTFKDMDSLKKNVQQINLSEPWIVYGPEMNKSYFLVHPNINSIIPHVSSFSLFENIENQYTLSASSDVEIGALIDVIEKKKIGKNFIIITDNTCEMCVIYEESAKRILKKRGFNEKKNILYNKILIKEIKDEVLKQKPDFIFLNLEGSDSGHFIANSNLKQFIFIGTKVWGTDVSSDLTLNYNLKKYNGFTVRPLPPEDYSSINVKFIDNDLVSRRLMDNPYYMKFFISRITDSLCKYKPKDRFEFYDIVSKYKIFLRRNIKFATYVLKEGGLSLENSFNISS, from the coding sequence ATGTTTTTATTTAATTTTCTTATAATATCGACAACTTTGATATCAACTTCTGTTTATGCATTGCAAGAGGTGAAAATTGCGTCCATTTTTCCATTTCAAACAAGTGATTATACTTATAATAACGCAACTTACACATCTGTAGAAAGACTTCAAATCATTTCTTCTATTCCTATGGCGTTGATGCAATATAAAGATAAAGCTGAGAAATGCGGATACTATTTTAGTTTTAAGCTTGGTGGATTTACTTTTAAAGATATGGATAGTTTGAAAAAAAATGTCCAACAAATAAACCTATCTGAACCATGGATAGTTTATGGCCCAGAAATGAATAAAAGTTATTTTCTTGTTCATCCAAACATAAATTCAATTATTCCACATGTTTCATCATTTTCTTTATTTGAAAACATTGAAAATCAATACACATTGTCAGCAAGTTCAGATGTTGAAATAGGTGCATTGATTGATGTTATTGAAAAAAAGAAAATTGGTAAAAATTTCATTATTATTACAGATAATACATGCGAAATGTGTGTTATTTATGAAGAATCAGCGAAGAGAATTCTTAAAAAAAGAGGATTTAATGAAAAGAAAAATATTTTATATAATAAAATATTAATAAAAGAAATAAAAGATGAAGTTTTAAAGCAAAAACCTGATTTTATATTTTTAAATTTAGAAGGCTCTGATTCTGGGCATTTTATAGCAAATAGTAATTTGAAACAATTTATTTTCATTGGTACTAAGGTTTGGGGTACTGATGTAAGCAGTGATCTTACCTTAAATTATAATTTGAAAAAATATAATGGATTTACAGTTAGACCGCTTCCGCCAGAAGATTATTCAAGTATTAATGTCAAATTTATTGATAACGATTTAGTATCAAGAAGATTGATGGATAATCCATATTATATGAAATTTTTTATATCACGAATCACAGATTCATTATGTAAATATAAACCTAAAGATAGATTTGAATTTTATGATATAGTAAGTAAATATAAAATATTCTTACGAAGAAATATAAAATTTGCGACTTATGTTTTAAAAGAAGGAGGTTTGTCTTTAGAAAATTCATTTAATATCAGTAGTTAA
- a CDS encoding ATP-binding protein, which produces MQEKIENINDVIKYSAINSIIKSTLFSIIIFIFMIISMLFLILEKSFEYSIENLENISNLYESSIVVSINNDEYFQKEKFQIEKMQNVIVNVILKENDLNESIKDCISMKFMMLFSNNRYVCFIKKIDYAKNQFFIILKRKIYIDNRFVIKLIFICILSFIVYSLFLIYTFKYNNLRIKIKSGVENFNKCLECLDLNDHKLYEKYSKNVSIIELKNSLDYITKYKIKKEISEEEADKNSIIIHDISKFLGFLPKEIEKLTLNSTLSFVLNIRNLLIENSNSVENYDIRKCVVESAILLSSYGITVNLSKVKSCILNGNYRAMSEVFINIFSNIIEHSELVDVNVQIFTDFHIKSEKLFYICQVENSRSRYHIGNNELIFDKNYTSSDFKLKKNGSGLYFCKKIIESYGGSISCEFKNGMSSKFIVNLEIPITKDLVSGEGSFNIDEKCNEESVVISVIEDDEKIMNKWKEILGTEDVHYYIDPEEFILDYKDGTLTSETNLIVCDYYFDNVPIYKIIDFTFLREILKYKGKIFLHSNAKLNYNNSSYFDYVFESKKVFFSKKELTFILNEINKA; this is translated from the coding sequence ATGCAAGAAAAAATTGAAAACATTAATGACGTAATAAAATACTCAGCTATTAATTCGATTATAAAGTCCACCTTATTTTCAATTATTATATTTATATTTATGATTATTTCAATGCTCTTTTTAATTTTAGAAAAAAGCTTCGAATACAGTATAGAAAATCTTGAAAATATTTCTAATTTATATGAAAGTTCAATTGTTGTTTCAATCAATAATGATGAATATTTTCAAAAAGAGAAGTTTCAAATAGAAAAAATGCAAAATGTGATTGTTAATGTTATCTTGAAAGAAAATGATTTAAATGAATCAATAAAAGATTGCATATCAATGAAATTCATGATGCTTTTTTCAAATAATCGATATGTTTGTTTTATAAAAAAAATAGATTATGCGAAAAATCAATTTTTTATTATCTTAAAAAGAAAGATTTATATTGATAATAGATTTGTTATAAAGTTAATTTTTATATGTATTTTATCTTTTATTGTATATTCTCTATTTCTTATATATACTTTTAAATATAATAATTTAAGAATAAAAATTAAATCTGGAGTTGAAAATTTTAATAAGTGCTTAGAATGTTTAGATTTAAATGATCATAAATTATATGAAAAATACTCAAAAAATGTGTCGATTATTGAGTTAAAAAATTCCTTAGATTATATTACAAAATATAAAATAAAGAAAGAAATTTCTGAAGAGGAAGCAGATAAAAACTCTATAATTATTCATGATATATCAAAATTTTTAGGGTTTTTGCCAAAAGAAATTGAAAAATTAACATTAAATTCTACTCTTAGTTTTGTCTTGAATATTAGAAATTTGTTAATTGAAAATTCAAACTCTGTGGAAAATTACGATATAAGAAAATGTGTTGTTGAAAGTGCAATTTTACTTTCGTCATACGGAATTACTGTTAATCTTTCAAAAGTAAAAAGCTGTATTTTAAATGGTAATTATCGCGCTATGTCAGAAGTATTTATTAATATATTTTCAAATATTATTGAGCACTCTGAGTTAGTTGATGTTAATGTCCAAATTTTCACTGATTTTCATATTAAAAGTGAAAAGTTGTTTTATATATGTCAAGTGGAGAATTCGCGTTCACGATATCATATAGGAAATAATGAGCTAATTTTTGATAAAAACTATACGTCAAGTGATTTCAAGTTGAAAAAAAATGGCTCTGGATTATATTTTTGTAAAAAAATAATTGAAAGTTATGGTGGCAGTATTTCATGTGAATTTAAAAATGGAATGAGCTCAAAATTTATAGTTAATTTAGAAATACCTATAACTAAGGATTTAGTAAGTGGTGAGGGTTCTTTTAATATTGATGAAAAATGTAATGAGGAAAGTGTTGTTATAAGTGTAATTGAGGACGATGAGAAAATAATGAATAAATGGAAAGAGATTTTAGGAACAGAAGATGTTCATTATTATATCGATCCAGAAGAATTTATTTTAGATTATAAAGATGGTACATTAACTTCAGAAACAAATCTTATTGTATGCGATTATTATTTTGATAATGTTCCTATCTATAAAATTATTGATTTCACATTTTTAAGAGAAATATTAAAGTATAAAGGAAAAATATTCTTACATTCAAATGCAAAATTAAACTATAATAATTCTAGTTATTTCGATTATGTTTTTGAATCAAAAAAAGTATTTTTTAGTAAAAAAGAATTAACTTTTATTCTTAATGAAATTAACAAAGCTTAA